The proteins below come from a single Candidatus Marimicrobium litorale genomic window:
- the tyrS gene encoding tyrosine--tRNA ligase → MSSALLQELRDRGLIFQIAGEDDIDEWLEGAARTLYCGFDPTADSLHIGSLVPLLMLRRFQLAGHKPLALVGGATGLIGDPSFKAQERQLNTPNVVSGWVNKLEVQVARFLDFDAGELSAKVVNNLDWTEGLDVLSFLRDVGKHFSINAMIQKESVKQRIEREGEGISFTEFAYMILQSYDFAELNRRFGCGLQIGGSDQWGNITGGIDLTRRQESEQVFGITMPLITKSDGTKFGKTESGTVWLDPVRTSPYAFYQFWLGTADADVYRFLKYFTFRSVADIDAIEQVDAERDGRPEAQSILAAEVTKLVHGRDGLDAAKRITEALFSGSLVDLSESDMQQLRQDGLPASSLGVEDFPETLIQLLTDVGMAGSGKQVKDALSRGAVKVNDRALKMEDNGDPAGCFLPGEAIHGRFYLVKLGKKKYHLFEISGEH, encoded by the coding sequence ATGAGCAGTGCCCTGTTGCAGGAACTCCGCGACCGCGGGCTAATTTTTCAGATAGCCGGTGAAGACGATATCGACGAATGGCTGGAGGGTGCTGCCCGCACGTTGTATTGCGGCTTCGATCCAACTGCGGATAGCTTGCACATCGGTTCACTTGTCCCGCTGTTAATGCTGCGTCGTTTTCAGTTGGCGGGTCACAAGCCCCTGGCACTGGTCGGCGGGGCCACAGGCCTGATCGGCGACCCGAGCTTCAAAGCTCAGGAGAGACAGCTTAATACACCTAACGTGGTATCGGGCTGGGTAAATAAGCTCGAGGTTCAGGTAGCGCGCTTTCTCGATTTTGATGCGGGGGAGCTATCCGCCAAGGTGGTAAATAACCTGGACTGGACTGAGGGGCTCGATGTGCTGTCGTTCCTGCGCGATGTAGGCAAGCATTTTTCTATTAATGCAATGATCCAGAAAGAGTCGGTCAAGCAGCGTATAGAGCGGGAGGGTGAGGGTATTAGCTTCACCGAATTCGCCTATATGATATTGCAGTCTTATGACTTTGCAGAGCTCAATCGACGCTTCGGCTGTGGCCTGCAAATCGGCGGTTCGGATCAGTGGGGCAATATTACTGGCGGTATCGACCTGACTCGACGGCAGGAAAGCGAGCAGGTGTTCGGAATCACGATGCCCCTGATTACGAAGTCAGATGGCACCAAGTTCGGCAAGACAGAATCTGGAACTGTCTGGCTCGACCCTGTACGTACCTCTCCTTATGCCTTCTATCAGTTTTGGCTGGGAACGGCTGATGCAGATGTCTATCGTTTTCTAAAGTACTTTACGTTCCGCTCCGTGGCTGACATTGACGCGATAGAGCAAGTGGACGCAGAGCGTGACGGACGCCCCGAGGCCCAATCGATACTGGCCGCTGAAGTGACGAAGCTGGTACACGGGCGAGACGGGCTCGATGCGGCCAAGCGGATAACCGAGGCCCTGTTCAGTGGTTCGCTGGTGGATCTTTCCGAGAGTGATATGCAGCAGTTGCGCCAGGATGGTCTTCCCGCCAGTTCTTTGGGAGTGGAGGACTTCCCCGAGACTCTGATCCAGTTGTTGACGGATGTGGGCATGGCCGGGTCGGGTAAACAGGTGAAAGACGCCTTGAGCCGCGGCGCGGTGAAGGTCAATGATCGCGCGCTGAAAATGGAAGACAACGGCGATCCGGCCGGGTGTTTTCTGCCGGGTGAAGCGATTCATGGTCGATTTTATCTGGTCAAGTTGGGAAAAAAGAAGTACCACCTTTTCGAAATCAGCGGGGAGCATTGA